In Daphnia magna isolate NIES linkage group LG7, ASM2063170v1.1, whole genome shotgun sequence, a single genomic region encodes these proteins:
- the LOC116936070 gene encoding uncharacterized protein LOC116936070 — protein sequence MKNLVVALFFVLSCVVSAQYLTRWGYDPYAYLTPTQGVSEAIEARTPHKSNRMFGSLVNRFILENQDSRIENLEIEIQKLKACTCTVPTITMASKIPTSCRDLQLMGHTKNGLYSVMGSKQVETVYCDFAKPFGAQDFQVLIGSVGVKSVVTNFYVQKNTKFSRRNTPIPFEVETVNNGRAMDLASGKFTAPVKGTYFFTFAGHASFPSSFTRVEILSISFYRNGNKVGTAEVGEFHSDNNQLCPLNFQTSQNLQAGDQVWLQIETVSSGVELYDDSRHLTHFSGFLLEEDFS from the exons atgaagaacCTG GTTGTGGCCTTGTTTTTCGTGCTCAGTTGTGTCGTTTCAGCTCAGTATTTGACTCGTTGGGGCTACGATCCTTATGCTTACCTGACTCCAACGCAGGGAGTGTCCGAAGCGATTGAAGCCCGTACTCCGCATAAATCCAACCGCATGTTTGGCTCTCTCGTCAATCGATTCATTCTAGAAAATCAAGATTCAAGAATTGAAAACCtagaaattgaaattcaaaaattgaaag CCTGTACCTGTACCGTCCCTACCATCACCATGGCATCCAAAATACCAACTTCCTGTAGAGACCTGCAACTGATGGGTCACACAAAGAACGGACTTTATTCCGTAATGGGCAGCAAACAAGTCGAGACTGTTTACTGCGACTTCGCAAAACCGTTTGGCGCACAAG ATTTTCAGGTGCTGATTGGCTCCGTTGGCGTTAAGTCAGTGGTCACGAACTTCTACGTTCAGAAAAACACCAAATTTTCGAGAAGAAATACTCCGATTCCGTTTGAAGTCGAAACGGTAAATAACGGCAGAGCCATGGATTTGGCATCGGGAAAATTTACTGCACCCGTTAAGGGGACGTATTTCTTCACCTTTGCGGGACATGCaagttttccttcttcttttactCGAGTAGAAATCCTCAGCATAAGTTTTTACCGGAACGGTAACAAAGTTGGAACGGCTGAGGTTGGCGAGTTTCATTCGGACAACAATCAATTGTGTCCGTTAAACTTCCAGACTTCTCAGAATTTGCAGGCTGGAGATCAAGTCTGGCTGCAGATTGAAACCGTATCCAGTGGGGTTGAACTATATGACGACAGTCGTCATCTAACTCATTTTAGTGGCTTTCTTTTAGAGGAAGATTTCTCGTAA
- the LOC116927179 gene encoding nicotinamide/nicotinic acid mononucleotide adenylyltransferase 1: MSSCLKPTRTVLLAVGSFNPPTNMHMRIFELAKDFLQKNDHEVLGGIISPVHDQYAKKGLVSASQRCSMVKLAIETSNWINISEWETQQEGWSRTAETLRFHKTALNDIHSEYEWAKQIHAKMPDKESPLNINLKLLCGADLIESFAVPGLWKDEDIQDIVCNYGLIVISRSGSNPQLFIYESDLLTRLQRNISIVPEWIPNEISSTKIRRALRREESVRYLISDSVLNYIQSNHLYTN; the protein is encoded by the exons ATGAGCAGTTGTTTAAAACCGACGCGGACAGTTTTGTTAGCAGTGGGATCGTTCAATCCGCCGACTAACATGCATATGAGAATTTTTG AGCTTGCCAAGGATTTTCTGCAAAAAAATGACCATGAGGTACTTGGAGGCATCATTTCACCTGTTCATGATCAGTATGCCAAGAAG GGGTTGGTATCTGCTAGCCAAAGATGCTCCATGGTCAAGTTAGCTATTGAAACATCAAATTGGATTAACATTTCTGAATGGGAAACCCAACAAGAAGGGTGGAGTAGAACTGCGGAAACACTTCGTTTTCACAAG ACAGCATTGAATGATATTCATTCTGAATATGAATGGGCCAAACAAATCCATGCTAAAATGCCAGATAAAGAATCCCCTTTGAACATTAACTTGAAGCTCTTGTGTGGTGCTGATTTGATTGAATCATTTGCTGTGCCTGGCCTCTGGAAAGATGAAGAC ATTCAAGATATTGTGTGCAATTACGGCTTAATAGTTATTTCACGCTCAGGTTCAAATCCTCAGCTATTCATTTACGAATCCGATTTGCTTACTCGGCTGCAG AGAAATATCAGCATAGTTCCCGAATGGATCCCCAATGAAATCAGTTCAACCAAGATTCGGAGAGCATTAAGGCGAGAAGAAAGTGTTCGATACCTCATCAGTGATTCGGTGCTAAATTACATTCAGAGTAACCACCTCTATACCAATTGA
- the LOC116927172 gene encoding uncharacterized protein LOC116927172 isoform X2, with translation MSLPVTDDLTRSTRVAPEGPEFWIKPCGFTVTGSEPPEPDFVLAENYALQLGVDLSYVNNWKENFCQDKFRMSFDAKVAEDAPFRYDWLQVSTTIPKKPSESLSATYYSQEEFSAMLTESSNIFQRLAVGWEQVDYEKTDASYKDLFTSTKNRMKNTLCQLDYYLAEKRMSPAPNPTRAIMPTELRTITSASQRDERNFRILKEYVNAIEYYADGFNYFKTSLSSKMESSL, from the exons ATGTCCCTCCCGGTTACTGATGATTTGACTAGGAGTACACGAGTGGCCCCTGAAGGCCCGGAATTTTGGATCAAACCGTGCGGATTCACCGTGACCGGAAGTGAACCACCAGAACCTGATTTCGTATTGGCCGAAAATTACGCACTCCAACTGGGGGTCGATCTTAGCTACGTTAACAATTGGAAAGAAAATTTC tGTCAAGACAAATTCAGAATGAGTTTTGACGCCAAAGTTGCAGAAGATGCTCCCTTTCGTTACGATTGGCTTCAAGTGAGTACCACCATCCCGAAAAAGCCCAGTGAAAGTTTGAGTGCAACTTACTATTCTCAAGAGGAG TTTTCTGCTATGCTGACAGAGTCATCCAACATTTTTCAACGCTTAGCTGTCGGATGGGAACAGGTGGATTATGAAAAAACCGACGCTTCCTACAAAGACCTCTTTACAAGCACTAAAAACAGAATGAAAAAT ACGTTGTGCCAATTGGATTATTACTTGGCTGAAAAACGAATGTCTCCAGCACCCAATCCGACCAGAGCCATCATGCCAACTGAACTACGCACGATTACGAGTGCCTCTCAACGAGACGAGCGCAATTTCCGTATTTTGAAAGAATACGTCAACGCTATCGAGTATTACGCCGATGGTTTCAACTATTTTAAAACGTCTTTATCTTCCAAAATGGAGTCTTCTCTTTAA
- the LOC116927172 gene encoding uncharacterized protein LOC116927172 isoform X1, with amino-acid sequence MVQHSHIRQLPVKLKNFVFPCWRITAVISQIPMMFAIFAVIISLAQNVMSLPVTDDLTRSTRVAPEGPEFWIKPCGFTVTGSEPPEPDFVLAENYALQLGVDLSYVNNWKENFCQDKFRMSFDAKVAEDAPFRYDWLQVSTTIPKKPSESLSATYYSQEEFSAMLTESSNIFQRLAVGWEQVDYEKTDASYKDLFTSTKNRMKNTLCQLDYYLAEKRMSPAPNPTRAIMPTELRTITSASQRDERNFRILKEYVNAIEYYADGFNYFKTSLSSKMESSL; translated from the exons ATGGTACAACACTCTCATATTAGACAATTACCAGtgaaattaaagaattttGTATTTCCTTGTTGGCGAATCACCGCAGTCATTAGTCAAATCCCGATGATGTTCGCCATATTCGCAG TTATAATCTCTCTCGCCCAGAACGTCATGTCCCTCCCGGTTACTGATGATTTGACTAGGAGTACACGAGTGGCCCCTGAAGGCCCGGAATTTTGGATCAAACCGTGCGGATTCACCGTGACCGGAAGTGAACCACCAGAACCTGATTTCGTATTGGCCGAAAATTACGCACTCCAACTGGGGGTCGATCTTAGCTACGTTAACAATTGGAAAGAAAATTTC tGTCAAGACAAATTCAGAATGAGTTTTGACGCCAAAGTTGCAGAAGATGCTCCCTTTCGTTACGATTGGCTTCAAGTGAGTACCACCATCCCGAAAAAGCCCAGTGAAAGTTTGAGTGCAACTTACTATTCTCAAGAGGAG TTTTCTGCTATGCTGACAGAGTCATCCAACATTTTTCAACGCTTAGCTGTCGGATGGGAACAGGTGGATTATGAAAAAACCGACGCTTCCTACAAAGACCTCTTTACAAGCACTAAAAACAGAATGAAAAAT ACGTTGTGCCAATTGGATTATTACTTGGCTGAAAAACGAATGTCTCCAGCACCCAATCCGACCAGAGCCATCATGCCAACTGAACTACGCACGATTACGAGTGCCTCTCAACGAGACGAGCGCAATTTCCGTATTTTGAAAGAATACGTCAACGCTATCGAGTATTACGCCGATGGTTTCAACTATTTTAAAACGTCTTTATCTTCCAAAATGGAGTCTTCTCTTTAA